In Plectropomus leopardus isolate mb chromosome 20, YSFRI_Pleo_2.0, whole genome shotgun sequence, one DNA window encodes the following:
- the LOC121959969 gene encoding ras-related protein Rab-27B-like, giving the protein MTDGDYDYLIKLLALGDSGVGKTTFLYRYTDNKFNPKFITTVGIDFREKRVVYTTSNPNGTTTGKTFKVHLQLWDTAGQERFRSLTTAFFRDAMGFLLMFDLTSQQSFLNVRNWMSQLQANAYCENPDIVLVGNKADLADQREVQEKQAKELADKYGIPYFETSAATGAEVDKAVITLLDLVMKRMEQCVDKPPAEPANGNGATKLGNAQPNEKKCAC; this is encoded by the exons ATGACTGATGGGGATTATGACTACCTTATAAAACTCCTTGCCCTGGGGGACTCTGGCGTGGGGAAGACCACCTTCCTGTACCGATACACAGACAACAAGTTCAACCCCAAGTTCATCACCACAGTCGGCATCGACTTCAGGGAAAAGAGAGTG GTGTACACAACGTCCAACCCCAATGGGACGACCACAGGGAAAACCTTCAAGGTTCACCTTCAGCTCTGGGACACAGCTGGACAGGAGAG GTTCCGCAGTCTGACGACGGCGTTCTTCAGGGACGCCATGGGCTTCCTGCTGATGTTTGATCTCACCAGCCAGCAGAGCTTCCTCAACGTCAGAAACTGGATGA gccAGCTACAGGCTAATGCCTACTGTGAGAATCCAGATATCGTGTTAGTAGGAAACAAGGCGGACCTGGCTGACCAGCGGGAGGTTCAGGAGAAACAGGCCAAGGAGCTGGCCGATAAATACGG GATCCCGTACTTTGAGACGAGCGCAGCCACAGGAGCAGAGGTGGACAAGGCGGTGATAACGCTGTTGGACCTGGTCATGAAGAGGATGGAGCAGTGCGTCGACAAACCGCCCGCCGAGCCGGCCAACGGGAACGGGGCAACGAAGCTCGGCAACGCACAGCCCAACGAGAAGAAATGTGCATGCTAG
- the LOC121960290 gene encoding uncharacterized protein LOC121960290, whose amino-acid sequence MASRKRRHSMSSPASFSELINKLDDGAASFIHKFTSSKQDMLSIVREFEKVADDVRRMQRETDTARTVGAVVAVGSLVAAPFTGGLSLLAAEGGAAVVVGANIVKMIKEKGTVEKVERLGKRFMELVEPLKSKVTEISEMCEELEERSIGSQAKRVKLDVEEFGWILDRVSELARRTKEVRTVFILVCSFMANMWGLILRIIRVTTSTEDDEKLIESILKAADQCQKVVTECDRLKTKLEVFRER is encoded by the coding sequence ATGGCCTCAAGAAAAAGACGACATAGCATGTCCTCGCCTGCttctttttctgaattaattaaCAAACTCGATGACGGCGCAGCTTCATTCATCCACAAGTTTACCAGCAGCAAACAAGATATGCTCTCGATCGTGAGAGAGTTTGAGAAGGTCGCCGATGATGTGAGAAGGATGCAGCGGGAGACAGACACAGCCCGAACAGTCGGAGCTGTAGTCGCGGTCGGCTCCCTGGTTGCTGCTCCGTTCACAGGAGGGCTGAGCCTGCTCGCTGCAGAAGGaggagctgctgttgttgttggtgcCAATATcgtaaaaatgataaaagagaaAGGGACTGTAGAAAAAGTAGAGAGGCTCGGGAAACGCTTCATGGAACTCGTTGAGCCGCTGAAGAGCAAAGTGACCGAAATAAGCGAGATGTGTGAAGAGCTGGAGGAACGATCGATTGGAAGTCAGGCCAAACGGGTGAAGTTAGACGTGGAGGAGTTTGGGTGGATTCTGGATCGAGTGTCCGAGCTGGCAAGAAGAACCAAAGAGGTCCGGACTGTCTTCATATTAGTGTGCAGTTTTATGGCGAACATGTGGGGGTTAATTTTGAGAATCATCAGAGTGACAACGAGCACTGAAGACGATGAGAAGTTAATCGAGTCCATCCTCAAAGCAGCTGATCAGTGTCAGAAGGTCGTCACGGAGTGTGATCGGCTGAAGACGAAACTCGAAGTGTTTAGAGAACGTTAA